A region of Lagenorhynchus albirostris chromosome 20, mLagAlb1.1, whole genome shotgun sequence DNA encodes the following proteins:
- the EMC6 gene encoding ER membrane protein complex subunit 6: MAAVVAKREGPPFISEAAVRGNAAVLDYCRTSVSALSGATAGILGLTGLYGFIFYLLASILLSLLLILKAGRRWNKYFKSRRPLFTGGLIGGLFTYVLFWTFLYGMVHVY; this comes from the coding sequence ATGGCCGCTGTGGTGGCCAAGCGGGAGGGGCCGCCGTTCATCAGCGAGGCCGCTGTGCGGGGCAACGCCGCCGTCCTGGATTACTGCCGGACCTCGGTGTCGGCGCTGTCAGGGGCCACGGCCGGCATCCTCGGCCTCACCGGCCTCTACGGCTTCATCTTCTACCTGCTGGCCTCCATCCTGCTCTCCCTGCTCTTAATTCTCAAGGCGGGAAGGAGGTGGAACAAATATTTTAAGTCGCGAAGACCTCTCTTTACAGGAGGTCTCATTGGAGGCCTCTTCACCTACGTCCTGTTCTGGACATTCCTCTACGGCATGGTGCACGTCTACTGA
- the TAX1BP3 gene encoding tax1-binding protein 3, whose protein sequence is MSYVPGQPVTAVVQRVEIHKLRQGENLILGFSIGGGIDQDPSQNPFSEDKTDKGIYVTRVSEGGPAEIAGLQIGDKIMQVNGWDMTMVTHDQARKRLTKRSEEVVRLLVTRQSLQKAVQQSMLS, encoded by the exons ATGTCCTACGTCCCGGGCCAGCCGGTCACCGCCGTGGTG CAAAGAGTTGAAATTCACAAGTTGCGTCAAGGTGAGAACTTAATCCTGGGCTTCAGCATTGGAGGTGGAATTGACCAGGATCCCTCCCAGAATCCTTTCTCAGAAGATAAGACGGACAAG GGCATTTACGTCACACGGGTATCCGAAGGAGGCCCTGCGGAAATTGCTGGGCTGCAGATTGGGGACAAGATCATGCAG GTGAACGGCTGGGACATGACCATGGTCACACACGACCAGGCCCGGAAGCGGCTCACCAAGCGCTCGGAGGAGGTGGTGCGTCTGCTGGTGACGCGGCAGTCACTGCAGAAGGCCGTACAGCAGTCCATGCTGTCCTAG
- the CTNS gene encoding cystinosin isoform X2 has translation MRGESFHIHRRAISRSSLKSRNMIRRWLVIFSLFPLKLIEKCESTVNFSVPPTVKLENGSSTNVSISLPRPLNATLVITFEITFRSKNITILQLPDEVVVPPGVTNSSFQVTSQNVGQVATYLHGNHSNQTSPRILFSVIHSNVVSIINQVIGWIYFVAWSVSFYPQGIANWRRKSVVGLSFDFVALNLMGFVAYSVFNIGLFWVPSIKEQFLLKYPNGVNPVDINDVFFSLHAVALTLVIVVQCFLYERGNQRVSWLAVGFLVLSWLFTLITLIMAAVRATTWLQFLFCFSYIKLAVTLVKYFPQAYLNFYYKSTEGWSIGNVLLDFTGGSFSLLQMFLQSYNNGFRQHAGLLAAVPGRIEH, from the exons ATGAGAGGGGAGTCATTCCACATACACAGGAGAGCAATTTCCCGCAG ttcaTTGAAATCGAGGAACATGATAAGGAGGTGGCTGGTTATTTTTAGCCTTTTTCCCCTGAAGCTCATAGAGAAATGTG AGTCCACGGTCAACTTCTCTGTTCCTCCCACCGTGAAGCTGGAAAATGGAAGCTCCACCAACGTCAGCATCTCCCTCCC GCGTCCTTTAAATGCAACCTTGGTGATCACTTTTGAAATCACATTTCGTTCAAAAAACATTACTATCCTTCAGCTCCCTGATGAA GTTGTGGTCCCTCCCGGCGTGACAAATTCCTCTTTTCAAGTGACGTCTCAAAATGTTGGACAAGTTGCCACTTATCTGCACGGAAATCACTCCAACCAGACCAG CCCAAGGATACTCTTCTCCGTGATCCACAGCAATGTCGTCAGCATCATAAACCAGGTGATCGGCTGGATCTACTTTGTGGCCTGGTCCGTCTCCTTCTACCCGCAGGGGATCGCCAACTGGAGGCGGAAGAG TGTCGTGGGTCTGAGCTTTGACTTCGTGGCCCTGAACCTGATGGGCTTCGTGGCCTACAGCGTGTTCAACATCGGCCTCTTCTGGGTGCCCTCCATCAAG GAGCAGTTTCTCCTCAAATACCCCAATGGCGTGAACCCCGTGGACATTAATGACGTCTTCTTCAGCCTGCACGCGGTCGCCCTCACCCTGGTTATCGTGGTGCAGTGCTTCCTGTACGAG CGAGGCAACCAGCGGGTGTCCTGGCTGGCCGTCGGCTTCCTCGTGCTCTCCTGGCTCTTCACACTCATCACCCTGATCATGGCCGCGGTCAGGGCCACCACGTGGCTGcagtttctcttctgcttctcctaCATCAAGCTGGCAGTGACGCTGGTCAAGTATTTTCCACAG GCCTACTTGAACTTTTACTACAAAAGCACCGAGGGCTGGAGCATTGGCAACGTGCTTCTGGACTTCACTGGGGGCAGCTTCAGCCTCCTGCAGATGTTCCTCCAGTCCTACAACAACG GCTTCAGGCAGCACGCAGGGCTTCTGGCAGCCGTCCCAGGCAGGATTGAGCACTGA
- the CTNS gene encoding cystinosin isoform X1 translates to MRGESFHIHRRAISRSSLKSRNMIRRWLVIFSLFPLKLIEKCESTVNFSVPPTVKLENGSSTNVSISLPRPLNATLVITFEITFRSKNITILQLPDEVVVPPGVTNSSFQVTSQNVGQVATYLHGNHSNQTSPRILFSVIHSNVVSIINQVIGWIYFVAWSVSFYPQGIANWRRKSVVGLSFDFVALNLMGFVAYSVFNIGLFWVPSIKEQFLLKYPNGVNPVDINDVFFSLHAVALTLVIVVQCFLYERGNQRVSWLAVGFLVLSWLFTLITLIMAAVRATTWLQFLFCFSYIKLAVTLVKYFPQAYLNFYYKSTEGWSIGNVLLDFTGGSFSLLQMFLQSYNNDQWTLIFGDPTKFGLGILSIFFDVVFFIQHFCLYRKKPGLQAARRASGSRPRQD, encoded by the exons ATGAGAGGGGAGTCATTCCACATACACAGGAGAGCAATTTCCCGCAG ttcaTTGAAATCGAGGAACATGATAAGGAGGTGGCTGGTTATTTTTAGCCTTTTTCCCCTGAAGCTCATAGAGAAATGTG AGTCCACGGTCAACTTCTCTGTTCCTCCCACCGTGAAGCTGGAAAATGGAAGCTCCACCAACGTCAGCATCTCCCTCCC GCGTCCTTTAAATGCAACCTTGGTGATCACTTTTGAAATCACATTTCGTTCAAAAAACATTACTATCCTTCAGCTCCCTGATGAA GTTGTGGTCCCTCCCGGCGTGACAAATTCCTCTTTTCAAGTGACGTCTCAAAATGTTGGACAAGTTGCCACTTATCTGCACGGAAATCACTCCAACCAGACCAG CCCAAGGATACTCTTCTCCGTGATCCACAGCAATGTCGTCAGCATCATAAACCAGGTGATCGGCTGGATCTACTTTGTGGCCTGGTCCGTCTCCTTCTACCCGCAGGGGATCGCCAACTGGAGGCGGAAGAG TGTCGTGGGTCTGAGCTTTGACTTCGTGGCCCTGAACCTGATGGGCTTCGTGGCCTACAGCGTGTTCAACATCGGCCTCTTCTGGGTGCCCTCCATCAAG GAGCAGTTTCTCCTCAAATACCCCAATGGCGTGAACCCCGTGGACATTAATGACGTCTTCTTCAGCCTGCACGCGGTCGCCCTCACCCTGGTTATCGTGGTGCAGTGCTTCCTGTACGAG CGAGGCAACCAGCGGGTGTCCTGGCTGGCCGTCGGCTTCCTCGTGCTCTCCTGGCTCTTCACACTCATCACCCTGATCATGGCCGCGGTCAGGGCCACCACGTGGCTGcagtttctcttctgcttctcctaCATCAAGCTGGCAGTGACGCTGGTCAAGTATTTTCCACAG GCCTACTTGAACTTTTACTACAAAAGCACCGAGGGCTGGAGCATTGGCAACGTGCTTCTGGACTTCACTGGGGGCAGCTTCAGCCTCCTGCAGATGTTCCTCCAGTCCTACAACAACG ACCAGTGGACGCTGATCTTTGGAGACCCGACCAAGTTTGGCCTCGGCATCTTGTCCATCTTCTTCGATGTTGTCTTCTTCATCCAGCATTTCTGCTTGTACAGAAAGAAACCAGG GCTTCAGGCAGCACGCAGGGCTTCTGGCAGCCGTCCCAGGCAGGATTGA